Proteins from a single region of Lysinibacillus sp. JNUCC-52:
- a CDS encoding amino acid permease, with protein sequence MKDNHQEDSQLKRGLSTRHMQLIALGGSIGVGLFYGSSSTIQMAGPSILLAYLIGGLVIFTIMRALGEMAVEEPVSGSFSTYANKYLGHFAGFLSGWTYWFMWIVVGMAELTVVGVYINYWFPDIPQWLTALVILIIMTLVNLANVKAYGEFEFWFAMIKVVAIIGMIVLGLAIIFFGVGNQGEAIGFDNLWAHGGFMPNGFHGILMSLVLVMFSFGGVELVGISAGEAKNPSKSIPSAINNIIWRILIFYIGALGVMMVIYPWNEVGSEGSPFVQIFDYVGIPAAAHIINFVVITAAMSAFNSGLYGSGRMLHNLSVQKNGPKYFKTVSKNGSPHRGILFSSAMLLIAVVLNYVVPEKVFIYISAVATVAVITSWMIILLAQLKFRKSKTKEEVAELKFKIPLYPLSTYIAIAFLLMVIVLMAFIPDMRVALYVAPVWFLILFIGYKAKNVKK encoded by the coding sequence ATGAAAGACAATCATCAAGAAGATTCACAGCTTAAGCGCGGATTAAGTACGCGTCATATGCAGCTTATTGCACTTGGCGGATCCATTGGAGTCGGTTTATTTTATGGCTCAAGTTCAACAATTCAAATGGCAGGGCCATCTATTTTACTAGCTTATTTAATTGGTGGATTAGTTATTTTCACAATTATGCGGGCATTAGGTGAAATGGCAGTAGAAGAACCTGTATCAGGTTCGTTCAGTACGTATGCGAATAAATATTTAGGACACTTTGCTGGGTTCTTATCTGGTTGGACGTATTGGTTCATGTGGATTGTCGTGGGCATGGCAGAATTAACAGTAGTCGGTGTATACATTAACTATTGGTTCCCTGATATTCCACAATGGTTAACTGCCCTTGTAATACTTATCATTATGACACTTGTAAACTTAGCAAATGTAAAAGCTTATGGCGAATTCGAATTCTGGTTTGCGATGATTAAAGTTGTTGCGATTATCGGTATGATCGTGCTAGGATTAGCCATTATTTTCTTCGGTGTTGGCAACCAAGGGGAAGCAATTGGTTTCGATAACTTATGGGCACACGGTGGCTTCATGCCAAACGGTTTCCATGGTATTTTAATGTCACTCGTATTAGTTATGTTCTCATTCGGTGGGGTTGAATTAGTAGGTATTTCTGCAGGAGAAGCAAAAAATCCTAGCAAGTCAATTCCTTCAGCTATTAACAACATCATTTGGCGTATTTTAATTTTCTACATAGGGGCATTAGGCGTTATGATGGTGATTTACCCTTGGAACGAAGTTGGTTCAGAAGGTAGCCCGTTCGTTCAAATTTTCGATTATGTCGGCATCCCAGCTGCGGCTCACATTATCAACTTTGTTGTAATTACAGCAGCAATGTCTGCATTTAATAGTGGTTTATACGGTTCAGGACGTATGCTTCACAATTTATCGGTCCAAAAAAATGGTCCGAAATATTTTAAAACAGTAAGCAAAAACGGTAGTCCGCATAGAGGGATTTTATTTTCTTCAGCGATGTTATTAATCGCGGTTGTCTTAAACTATGTTGTACCTGAAAAAGTGTTCATCTATATTTCTGCTGTTGCGACAGTTGCAGTCATAACAAGCTGGATGATTATTTTATTAGCACAATTAAAATTTAGAAAGTCAAAAACGAAAGAAGAAGTAGCTGAACTGAAATTCAAAATTCCGCTTTATCCACTTTCAACGTATATTGCCATAGCATTCTTATTAATGGTTATTGTGTTAATGGCGTTTATTCCAGATATGCGTGTTGCGCTATATGTCGCACCAGTTTGGTTTTTAATCTTATTTATTGGTTACAAAGCAAAAAATGTTAAA
- a CDS encoding S9 family peptidase has product MISFSKPDVEQFLRTFSIGDFAVSPDEEQLVFSTNLSGKYNLWGMNLPNTFPTPLTFIDQSCQGLLYDKQGRFIIAGFDQNGNENTQFYGIPLQGGTMKKIIYEEGTRNSMPILSEDGNKLYYTSSKGNPLYLNAYVYDLVTGEEETVLIGEDAPTYLIDFSPNEKVALYYKHFSNTYTLLYAKRGEEHILLTPPTNQQHTVSDAVFVSDELIYLLTNYDADFTYLASYNLETNEFVKLKDFENESFTRLKYNKENQYLYVISEKGVEDHLYMYDLRLNNWEELTSPCSVIEKLIVTKSGSLYLLGRSATTPHNIYQFKENSWTALTEYTVPGVSPSELVEPDVITYSSFDGLEIEALFFKAKKENDNGEIIFWPHGGPQAAERKFFRASFQFFLKNGYSIFAPNFRGSTGYGLAFTKMVEGDWGHGPRLDNVAGLDWLINNDYAEKGNILLMGGSYGGYMALLLHGRHAEYFKAVVDIFGPSDLFSFINSVPEDWKPIMDRWVGNPERDKQKLIEYSPFTYLETMVKPMLVIQGANDPRVVKEESDQIVQALKDKGRDIEYMLLEDEGHGFSKKENEIAVYQKILSFLNQFVESKVKA; this is encoded by the coding sequence ATGATATCTTTTTCTAAACCAGATGTAGAACAGTTTTTAAGAACATTTTCGATTGGAGATTTTGCGGTTAGTCCAGATGAAGAACAACTAGTTTTCAGTACAAATTTAAGTGGAAAGTATAATTTATGGGGCATGAATTTACCAAATACGTTCCCGACACCGCTTACTTTTATAGACCAAAGCTGCCAGGGCCTTCTCTATGATAAACAAGGACGGTTTATCATTGCTGGTTTTGATCAAAATGGAAACGAAAATACGCAATTTTATGGAATTCCACTTCAAGGTGGAACAATGAAAAAGATTATTTATGAAGAAGGTACCCGTAATTCCATGCCAATTTTATCCGAAGATGGGAATAAGCTTTATTATACATCTTCGAAAGGAAATCCTTTGTATTTAAATGCATATGTTTATGACTTGGTAACAGGTGAGGAAGAAACGGTTCTTATTGGTGAAGATGCGCCCACTTATTTAATCGATTTTAGCCCGAATGAAAAGGTAGCCCTCTACTATAAACATTTCTCGAATACGTATACATTACTATACGCTAAACGAGGAGAGGAACATATTCTCCTGACACCACCAACAAATCAGCAACATACGGTTAGTGACGCAGTGTTTGTATCCGATGAGCTCATCTATTTATTAACGAACTATGATGCTGATTTTACGTATTTGGCTTCGTATAATTTAGAGACAAACGAATTTGTAAAATTGAAAGATTTTGAGAATGAAAGCTTTACTAGGTTGAAATATAACAAAGAAAATCAGTACTTGTATGTAATCAGTGAAAAAGGTGTAGAAGATCATTTATACATGTATGATTTACGACTGAATAATTGGGAAGAACTAACTTCACCATGCAGTGTCATAGAAAAACTTATCGTTACAAAATCAGGTAGTTTGTATTTGTTAGGACGAAGTGCTACGACGCCACATAATATTTATCAATTTAAGGAAAATAGTTGGACAGCTTTAACGGAATACACAGTGCCAGGTGTAAGTCCAAGTGAATTAGTTGAGCCAGATGTGATTACTTATTCCTCCTTTGACGGACTTGAAATAGAGGCCTTATTTTTCAAAGCTAAAAAGGAAAATGATAATGGAGAAATCATCTTTTGGCCACATGGTGGTCCGCAAGCTGCCGAGCGTAAATTTTTTAGAGCTTCCTTCCAATTCTTTTTAAAAAATGGGTATAGTATCTTTGCTCCGAATTTCCGTGGGTCAACAGGCTATGGATTGGCTTTCACGAAAATGGTAGAAGGAGATTGGGGACACGGTCCACGCCTTGATAATGTAGCAGGTCTCGACTGGCTTATAAATAATGATTATGCGGAAAAGGGCAATATCTTATTGATGGGCGGAAGTTATGGAGGGTACATGGCCTTATTGCTTCACGGTAGACATGCTGAATATTTCAAAGCCGTAGTAGATATATTTGGTCCATCTGATTTGTTTTCATTTATCAACTCGGTTCCTGAGGACTGGAAGCCAATTATGGACAGATGGGTAGGAAACCCTGAACGAGACAAGCAAAAGCTTATTGAATACTCACCATTTACGTATCTAGAAACGATGGTGAAACCAATGTTAGTTATCCAAGGAGCGAATGACCCACGAGTTGTGAAAGAGGAGTCTGATCAAATCGTGCAAGCTTTAAAAGATAAAGGTCGTGATATCGAGTACATGCTTCTTGAAGACGAAGGACATGGGTTCTCTAAAAAAGAAAATGAAATTGCTGTTTATCAAAAAATCCTTTCATTTTTAAATCAATTCGTTGAATCTAAAGTAAAGGCATAA
- a CDS encoding DUF4179 domain-containing protein, with protein sequence MSEKDFIRIDIDKIEPVEISDWEMKNIEKRILRVSKKRAKNKIKWLSAIAMTAIIVTSSTIWLPAVADRLPIIQQLIQVNNSPQLQVFSDYSTIINQLDESNGSTIELAEAFFDGSIVSISYEMKLDKPINGNPLFWLEQLEVNGNTVNVQSQQIIKKDDYTLIGMFTARVSDEVIDKTISVQWSPEVLKGMDYTTLIEGDWAYQLELSPTKAHSKKLNIPFGNEQYQLVFNQLTKGKYATALYFEGNLEWNTEFLMFEIKDNVGNVYEDIGTSSFKSDSGRVNGYIELFVPDTAIQTLILTPSIRIVDEKTLTKKEDIQLPIIKIPLE encoded by the coding sequence ATGAGTGAAAAAGACTTTATTCGAATCGATATTGATAAAATAGAACCTGTTGAAATCTCAGATTGGGAAATGAAAAACATAGAGAAACGTATTTTACGTGTATCAAAGAAACGCGCTAAAAATAAAATCAAATGGTTAAGTGCTATCGCAATGACAGCCATAATAGTTACGAGCAGTACAATTTGGCTACCTGCAGTGGCTGACCGACTACCAATTATTCAACAATTAATACAAGTAAATAACAGTCCACAATTACAAGTATTTAGTGACTACAGTACAATTATTAATCAACTAGATGAGAGTAATGGTTCTACAATCGAATTAGCCGAAGCTTTTTTTGATGGTAGCATCGTATCGATAAGTTATGAAATGAAACTTGATAAACCGATCAATGGAAACCCCTTATTTTGGCTAGAACAGTTAGAAGTGAATGGGAATACTGTAAACGTACAAAGTCAGCAGATTATTAAAAAAGATGATTATACGTTGATTGGTATGTTTACGGCAAGAGTTTCAGATGAAGTGATCGATAAAACAATTAGTGTACAATGGAGCCCCGAAGTACTTAAAGGCATGGACTATACAACCCTTATTGAAGGGGACTGGGCTTACCAATTAGAGCTTTCACCAACTAAAGCCCATTCAAAAAAGCTAAACATTCCATTTGGTAATGAACAATACCAGTTAGTGTTTAACCAATTAACAAAGGGAAAATATGCAACGGCGCTGTATTTTGAGGGTAACTTAGAGTGGAATACTGAGTTTTTAATGTTTGAGATTAAAGATAATGTAGGAAATGTCTATGAGGATATAGGAACATCAAGCTTTAAAAGTGATTCAGGACGTGTAAATGGATACATAGAATTATTCGTTCCCGATACCGCTATTCAAACATTAATTCTTACACCGTCGATACGAATTGTTGATGAAAAAACATTAACAAAGAAGGAAGATATTCAATTACCAATTATTAAAATTCCACTTGAATAA
- a CDS encoding sigma-70 family RNA polymerase sigma factor, which produces MFALIERLHKKDEFALREVIHVYGGYVKAIVLKVLQPNQTAIEECINDVFHIIWQKSYQFTGNEDDFKKWIGVIAKYKAIDTYRALQNKPKTTELFPSISSVNALPESIVEEKLQKEQLFIKILGLNKTDQEIFLLKYYLGYSNGEIAEIFDISKAAVENRLYRGKLKLKEEMSWGVSR; this is translated from the coding sequence ATGTTTGCATTAATTGAACGGCTACACAAAAAGGATGAATTTGCTTTAAGGGAAGTAATTCACGTATATGGAGGATATGTTAAAGCGATTGTCTTAAAAGTATTACAACCTAATCAAACGGCGATTGAAGAATGTATAAATGATGTCTTTCATATCATTTGGCAAAAAAGCTATCAATTTACTGGTAATGAGGATGATTTTAAAAAATGGATAGGTGTTATTGCAAAATATAAAGCGATTGATACATATCGTGCGCTTCAAAATAAGCCGAAAACAACAGAATTATTCCCATCAATATCAAGTGTAAATGCTTTACCAGAAAGTATCGTAGAAGAAAAACTTCAAAAAGAGCAACTGTTTATCAAAATTTTAGGCTTAAATAAAACGGATCAGGAAATTTTTTTGCTGAAATATTACTTGGGCTATTCCAATGGAGAAATAGCCGAGATATTTGATATTTCTAAAGCAGCCGTCGAAAATCGTTTATATCGTGGCAAGCTTAAGTTAAAAGAAGAGATGAGCTGGGGGGTATCTAGATGA
- the adhP gene encoding alcohol dehydrogenase AdhP, with protein sequence MKAAVVTKDKTVSVEEKQLRPLQPGEALVQTEYCGVCHTDLHVKNADFGDVTGIVLGHEGIGKVIEIAEDVTSLKVGDRVSIAWMYESCGHCEYCTTGRETLCRDVKNAGYTVDGAMAEQVIVSADYAVKVPDNLDPAAASSVTCAGVTTYKAVKVSNIRPGQWIGIFGIGGLGNLAVQYAKHVYGAKVIAFDINDDKLAFAKEVGADVVVNLLNEDPVTKAKELTDGKGLDATVITAVAKTPFNQAIDVVKAGARVVAVGLPVDKMDLDIPRLVLDGIQVIGTLVGTRQDLQEAFQFAAEGKVVPKVTLRKIEEINEIMEEMEQGKITGRMVIDFTK encoded by the coding sequence ATGAAAGCAGCAGTCGTAACGAAAGACAAAACAGTAAGTGTAGAAGAGAAACAACTTAGACCATTACAGCCTGGTGAAGCATTAGTGCAAACAGAATATTGTGGTGTATGTCATACAGACCTACACGTTAAAAATGCCGATTTTGGTGATGTCACGGGGATTGTTCTAGGACACGAAGGTATTGGTAAAGTTATTGAAATTGCTGAAGATGTTACTTCATTAAAAGTTGGTGACCGTGTATCGATCGCATGGATGTATGAGAGCTGTGGTCACTGTGAATATTGTACGACAGGTCGTGAAACATTATGTCGTGACGTTAAAAATGCAGGGTACACAGTTGATGGTGCAATGGCAGAACAAGTTATCGTATCAGCTGATTATGCTGTAAAAGTTCCTGATAACTTAGATCCAGCAGCTGCTTCTTCTGTAACGTGTGCAGGTGTAACAACTTATAAAGCTGTGAAAGTGTCTAATATCCGTCCTGGACAATGGATAGGGATTTTTGGTATTGGTGGTCTAGGAAACTTAGCTGTACAATACGCGAAACATGTTTATGGTGCAAAAGTAATTGCATTTGATATAAATGATGATAAACTGGCGTTTGCTAAAGAAGTAGGGGCAGACGTAGTTGTTAACTTATTAAATGAAGACCCCGTTACAAAAGCGAAAGAACTGACAGATGGAAAAGGTTTAGATGCAACAGTGATTACAGCTGTAGCTAAAACGCCGTTCAACCAAGCTATTGATGTTGTAAAAGCTGGCGCACGCGTAGTTGCAGTTGGTTTACCTGTAGATAAAATGGATTTAGATATCCCACGTTTAGTACTAGATGGTATTCAAGTAATTGGCACATTGGTAGGAACTCGTCAAGACTTACAAGAAGCATTCCAATTTGCTGCAGAAGGTAAAGTAGTTCCAAAAGTAACATTACGTAAAATCGAAGAAATTAATGAAATCATGGAAGAAATGGAACAAGGTAAAATTACAGGCCGTATGGTTATTGATTTTACAAAATAA
- a CDS encoding YqhV family protein: MMTIIEKSLLAMVILRVLSGSIEVSAGFLMLKLNSLEKAFYINTMLALVGPTVLIVTTAIALFGLADKIPVMRIVCLFTGITLIILSSHIK; encoded by the coding sequence ATGATGACAATTATTGAAAAATCTCTTCTTGCTATGGTTATTTTACGCGTATTGTCTGGAAGTATTGAGGTAAGTGCTGGATTTTTAATGCTCAAGTTAAATAGTTTAGAAAAAGCATTTTATATTAATACAATGCTGGCATTGGTTGGTCCAACAGTTTTAATTGTGACGACTGCAATTGCTTTGTTTGGCCTAGCTGATAAAATTCCTGTGATGAGAATCGTTTGCCTATTTACGGGTATTACACTTATTATTCTTAGCTCACATATTAAGTAA
- a CDS encoding DinB family protein, giving the protein MSIQLIVGDVTQELANTRRILERLPEEHMTWKPHDKSMTLGGLSTHLINLLNWQIAIIQYPELDLSKVPLQREALEKRSDFLDEFDANVGKLEKLLAACDEQTLSEQWTLRQGDYIIHRDSRAIALRTFGISHMVHHRAQLGVYLRLLDIPIPGSYGPSADDKAQ; this is encoded by the coding sequence ATGAGTATACAATTAATTGTCGGCGACGTTACACAAGAACTGGCTAATACGCGCCGTATTCTAGAACGCTTGCCAGAGGAACATATGACATGGAAGCCGCATGACAAATCTATGACGCTTGGCGGGCTTTCTACGCACCTGATCAACTTACTGAACTGGCAAATCGCCATTATTCAGTACCCAGAGCTAGATCTTTCTAAAGTGCCACTCCAGCGGGAAGCACTCGAAAAACGATCTGATTTTCTAGATGAGTTCGATGCGAATGTCGGCAAGTTAGAAAAGTTACTTGCAGCATGTGACGAGCAAACCCTTAGTGAACAATGGACGCTACGCCAAGGTGATTATATCATTCACCGTGATTCACGAGCAATTGCATTACGTACGTTTGGTATAAGTCACATGGTACATCACCGTGCGCAACTCGGGGTATACTTGCGCCTTCTTGATATACCGATACCAGGCAGCTATGGCCCTTCGGCTGACGACAAAGCTCAATGA